CTGGTCGCGCATGGGTTGGCGGTGAGCCTGCCGCGGCGCGGCGTGCGCGTTGCGCCGTTTGATCCTGCGGATATGCAGGAAATTCGCGTCATGCGACTGGCGCTCGAGCCGGTGGCTCTGCGCCATTCTATATTGCATCTGACCAACGACCAACGCCAAGAAGCCGATGCCGCAAGGCTGGCCTGTGATACCGCGAAAGATATAGTCAGCTGGGAACGCGAAAACCGTCGGTTTCATTTTGCCATATTAGCGGCCTGTGGAATGCCCAGGTTGTTGTCTGAGGTTGCTGACTTGCAACTGCTAAGCGCGCGGCATTTGTTGGCCTCTTATTCAAAAAACTGGGTCGAACGCACAGACCGTGATCATCGGGCGATTATGTTGGCGATCAATAAGCGCGATATCGACGCTGCGGTCTCTGTCCTGCAGCGACATTTGTCTAGGCTTGCCTAGGTTTTCTGCGCCACAATCCAAACGGGATCATAGGTAAGTGGCAGGCCTCTTGGTGTGCCAAATCGTTGGCGATACTGCGTTTCAAAGCCCTTTAGCGCCGTTTGGGTCCATGCTTTGCTGGCAGCTCCGTTCACGCCGGTTTCGCGCAGATGTTTGAGCAAGGCCAAGGCATTCGGAAACCACGCAACGCGCCGCGCTTGTGACAGATGTTTGATCTTTAAGTCGCTTGGCAACATCGCCCGCCAGTGTTCAGCGTCAACATAGCTAGGGGCGGCGGCCTCTGATCCGAGAGCGCGCAATTCATGAAACTGCGAGGTGCCAAAGCCGCTGAGCGCCAACCAACCACCGGGCACAAGCGCCTGCGACAAGTGACTCAATGTGGCTGGAATGTCGTCGAGCCATTGCACAGTGCTGGCGGAACACACGAGATCCAGCGCCATAGGCAGTTGCAGCGTTTCGATGGGGCCGGGTACAAAATGGTCTTTGGCACCCGCAAAGGCGGCACATTCTGGCACCAAATCATTCAGCGTCAGTGACTGAAACGTAAAATTGCGGCGCAAGTGCTGGGTGAGATGCCCGGTGCCGCAGCCAAATTCCAACGCATTGGCAAAAGACTTTGGCGCGCCAGCCTGCACCAATTGCAAAGCCAATCGTGCGGCGATGTCAGCCTGATGTGTGGCGCTGCTGTGGTAGCTGGCAAGGCCTCTGCGAAAGCTTTGTTGCACACGATCGTGGGGTGGGGCAGGTGTTAGGTCTTTCATGTACAGACCTCGGTCCAGGTTTGCCACTGTGCGAATGGCACATGGGGGGCCTCAATCAAGCGTATTTTGCTGGTGTGTTCACCCCATGCGCGGCGCAGATTGGCAATCGGGAATATGCGATCCTGCGCGCTGATAAAAATGCGATCAAAGGCCGGGTCTGGTGCCGGCCCGCGCTGTTTCACTGCGGCAAGCTCTGCCTGGCGTGCCATCAGATCAATGTCTTGATGGGGCTGCGCTGCGTTATAGCAATGGGTTCGAAACTCTTGATAGCTTGCCGCAGAAAGCCCGTCGTGGGTTTTGTCAAACACCAGAGGCGGAATGCCGCGTTTGCGATCTACCGGATGCAGGCTGCCGCTAATGGCAATCTTGCGTGTGAACTCTGTGGGGAACTGTGCCTGCCAATGACCAAAGCATGCAACACCCAGCGAAAAGGCGACGAGGGTTTTATGCGTGTAGCCAGACAGGTCAGGCAGCGCGGAAAAGGTGCGAAAATCCTGCACAAAAAGCAGGTCAGCATCGCCGGAAAGATGCAAGAACGGCTTTTCGCCAAGGGCCCAGCCGCCGAAAATAACGATCAGCGTCTCTGCTTTGTTATTCTTAAGCCAGCTGGTCTGCATCATAACTCCTGCGCCAACCGCAGCATGGCGGCGGTGATCTGGCTTAGCTCGTCTGCGTCACAAATGAACGGAGGCATGGTGTAAATATTATGGCCAAAGGGGCGCAGGTAGACGCCGGTTTCTTTGGCAAGCGCATGGGCGGCGTCAGCACTGACTTTGTGCTGCATTTCGATCACGCCAATGGCCCCAAGCACGCGCACATCGACCACGCCAGGAAAAGATTTGGCCGGGGCCAGCTCGGTTTCCAATTGCTGTTGGATGCGTTGGGTTTGCGCGGCCCAGTTGTTTTCCGCTAGCAGATCAAGGGAGGCCTTAGCAGCAGCGCAGGCAAGTGGGTTGGCCATATAGGTTGGCCCATGCATGAAGATACCGGGATTGCCATCGCCAATACCCTGCGCCACGCGGCCGTTGGTCATTGTGCAGGCAAAACTGATATGACCGCCGGTCAGGGCTTTGCCCAAACATAAGATATCAGGTTCGACTTGGGTGAAATCTGTGGCAAACAGCTTGCCTGTGCGGCCAAAGCCTGTGGCGATTTCATCAAAGATCATCAACACGCCGTAAGCATCACATAAGGCCCGCGCGCCATCCAGATATTTTGGGTGGTAGAAATACATGCCACCGGTACCCTGAACCACAGGCTCCAGTATGAAACCGGCGATGGTTGCATGATGGGCTTTGAGCACCGCCTCCAATTCCGCAAGCCCGTTTTTCTGCGGATCTTCATCCCAGTTAGCCCTAAGGGTGATCGGCGGTTTGGGCACAAAATGCTGAACGCTGACGGCACCCTGAAACAGATGGTGCATGCCGGTGTCTGGGTCACAGACGCTCATCGCCTTCCAAGTGTCGCCATG
This portion of the Cognatishimia sp. WU-CL00825 genome encodes:
- a CDS encoding GntR family transcriptional regulator; protein product: MPATTKITISDQITHALTEQILRGELVADEKLRQDHIAKSFNTSHVPVREALQRLVAHGLAVSLPRRGVRVAPFDPADMQEIRVMRLALEPVALRHSILHLTNDQRQEADAARLACDTAKDIVSWERENRRFHFAILAACGMPRLLSEVADLQLLSARHLLASYSKNWVERTDRDHRAIMLAINKRDIDAAVSVLQRHLSRLA
- a CDS encoding methyltransferase domain-containing protein; protein product: MKDLTPAPPHDRVQQSFRRGLASYHSSATHQADIAARLALQLVQAGAPKSFANALEFGCGTGHLTQHLRRNFTFQSLTLNDLVPECAAFAGAKDHFVPGPIETLQLPMALDLVCSASTVQWLDDIPATLSHLSQALVPGGWLALSGFGTSQFHELRALGSEAAAPSYVDAEHWRAMLPSDLKIKHLSQARRVAWFPNALALLKHLRETGVNGAASKAWTQTALKGFETQYRQRFGTPRGLPLTYDPVWIVAQKT
- a CDS encoding pimeloyl-ACP methyl esterase BioG family protein; the protein is MQTSWLKNNKAETLIVIFGGWALGEKPFLHLSGDADLLFVQDFRTFSALPDLSGYTHKTLVAFSLGVACFGHWQAQFPTEFTRKIAISGSLHPVDRKRGIPPLVFDKTHDGLSAASYQEFRTHCYNAAQPHQDIDLMARQAELAAVKQRGPAPDPAFDRIFISAQDRIFPIANLRRAWGEHTSKIRLIEAPHVPFAQWQTWTEVCT
- the bioA gene encoding adenosylmethionine--8-amino-7-oxononanoate transaminase, whose protein sequence is MTPLEFDQQHLWHPYTNVTQPGPTFRVSEAEGAKIILDDGTPLIDGMSSWWCMLHGHRNPRITAAIHAQLDKLPHVMFGGLTHDPAIELGQKLLSMTPASLQRIFYCDSGSVAVEVAMKMAVQYQHAIGQPARSQFVTIRSGYHGDTWKAMSVCDPDTGMHHLFQGAVSVQHFVPKPPITLRANWDEDPQKNGLAELEAVLKAHHATIAGFILEPVVQGTGGMYFYHPKYLDGARALCDAYGVLMIFDEIATGFGRTGKLFATDFTQVEPDILCLGKALTGGHISFACTMTNGRVAQGIGDGNPGIFMHGPTYMANPLACAAAKASLDLLAENNWAAQTQRIQQQLETELAPAKSFPGVVDVRVLGAIGVIEMQHKVSADAAHALAKETGVYLRPFGHNIYTMPPFICDADELSQITAAMLRLAQEL